One window of Mixophyes fleayi isolate aMixFle1 chromosome 3, aMixFle1.hap1, whole genome shotgun sequence genomic DNA carries:
- the LOC142142947 gene encoding superoxide dismutase [Mn], mitochondrial-like, producing the protein MQLHHSKHHAAYVNNLYIAEAKYAEALAKGDVTAQVSLQPALKFNGCGHINHTIFWTNLSPNGGGESQGELLETIKRDFGSFEKFKEKVTTTSVAVQGSRWGWLGYNKESNRLQVAACANQD; encoded by the exons ATGCAGCTCCACCACAGTAAACACCATGCTGCTTATGTAAACAACCTATATATAGCAGAGGCAAAATATGCAGAGGCTCTAGCTAAAG GTGATGTTACTGCTCAGGTCTCTCTCCAGCCTGCCCTTAAATTTAATGGTTGTGGCCATATAAATCACACCATCTTCTGGACAAATCTTTCTCCCAATGGGGGCGGAGAATCTCAAG GTGAACTTTTAGAGACAATAAAACGTGACTTTGGCTCCTTTGAGAAGTTTAAGGAGAAGGTCACCACTACATCCGTTGCAGTGCAGGGATCAAGATGGGGCTGGCTAGGTTACAACAAAGAATCCAATCGACTACAAGTGGCTGCTTGTGCTAATcaggactag